The nucleotide window TATCTTTCAGGCCGAAAGACTCAGCCAGTTCAGGGGTGATCTCCTGAGCTTCCACGCCAACCCAGCCGCGCACAACCCGGCCATGTTGTATCAGGTCCTGCATCACCTGCTTAGCCTGGTCTGAGGGGATGGCAAAGCCGATTCCCTGAGACCCCCCTGAGCGGCTGAATATAGCAGTATTGATGCCGACCAGATTGCCCTTCGCATTGATCAGGGCGCCACCGGAGTTACCCGGGTTGATCGCGGCATCGGTCTGGATAAAGTCTTCATAGGTGTTCAGGCCCAGCTGATTTCGTCCGGTGGCACTGATAATACCCATGGTCACGGTTTGTCCAACCCCGAACGGGTTACCGATTGCCAGAGCAACATCACCGACACGCAGGTTAGCGGATGAGCTGATAGTTATGCCCGGCAGGTCAGGCAGATCGATTTTAAGCACTGCCAGGTCGGTGTCAGGGTCGTTACCCACCACCTTTGCGGTGGCCTCCCGGCCATCTTTCAGCGCCACCACAATGCTGTCAGCGCCGGAAATAACATGGTTATTGGTTGCGATATAACCTTCAGGGCTCAGGATTACGCCCGACCCAAGGCTGGACTGAATCCGCTCCTTATTGCTGTTCTTATTGTAGTGTTTCTGAATATTAGGATCGTTATAGAGTGACTGATTATTGTTAGGTATAACGGTACGGGTATAGATGTTTACCACGCTAGGGGCTGCGTGTTCAACCGCATCGGCATAGGAAAAGGGGCCCCGAGCTCCGGCAGAGGAGCTGTCTGCCTCATGGATCTGAACCGTATTTGACTGTAGCGTAAACATGTCCGGCAGATAGATCAGCAGCGCAACCGCGGCGAGAATCCCGGAGAGAATAGGCCACATAAGAAATGCCAAGCGTTGAATCAATTAAGGACGCCTTATAAACAGTGGTAAAGTTGTTCAGCTGTTTTAGAATTATACGGATAAAAAACTGCTTTTGGGAATATAAAGAAAAGATTATGGCTGTCTCACTGAAACAACTGGTTAATTACTGCAACTCTCTTCTAACCCCAGAAAAGTACAGGGATTATTGTCCTAATGGCTTACAGGTTGAGGGACGGGGGGAAGTGCGGCGTATCATCTCCGGTGTAACCGCCAGTCAGGCATTGCTTGATCGGGCAGTGGTGCTGGGGGCTGATCTTATTCTGGTGCATCATGGCTATTTCTGGAAAGGTGAGGCTGAAGCCGTTACCGGAATGAAAAAGCGTCGCCTGCAAACACTGCTGAGTCATGATATCAGCCTGCTGGCATATCATCTGCCACTGGATGGGCATCCGCAGCTGGGTAATAATGCCCGGCTGGCAGATAAGCTGGGATTGCAGATTACCGGAGGGCTTGAGCCTGACAATCCGTTCAGTATCGGGTTAACAGGTCGCTTAACGAACCCGCTCAGTGCCGCAGAGTTTTCTCAGCAGATAAGCATGGCGATGGGGCGGGATGTGCTGCATATTGAGGGTGGTCCTGATCAGATTCAAACAGTTGGCTGGTGCACCGGTGCTGCTCAGGGGTATATCGATAAGGCTGCTGACCTGGGGCTGGATGCTTTTATCTCCGGGGAAATATCGGAACCTACGGTACACAGCGCCAGAGAACTGGGTATCCACTATTTTGCGGCGGGACATCATGCCACTGAACGGTACGGCGTGCAGGCTTTGGCAGAAAAACTGGCTGAGCAGTTTGATCTGGAGCATCACTTTGTTGATATCAATAATCCGGTCTGACAGCTAAAACGCGGAATCTGTAAAAAAACCGGCAAGTGCCGGTTTTTCGTTTATTAGCTGAGAGCTCTGGACGAGTAAGATCAGGCCTCAGGCCGAGCGTTTTGCTTCACTGTCACGCAGGCTGTTACCCGGGATATGATCTTTCAGCAGAGGGGGGATCTCTTCATCCTCATCTGCTTCAGGTTTTTTCTTCAGGCCGTATTTTTCAGACAGTGTTCCCTCTTCATCGGGGCTCTTGATGGCATAGTCTCGAGGTGGCTCAACGACTTCAGGCTCCTCTGTTACTGTGTCAGTCTGCTCAGTAACCATTGGAATCGGTTCTTTGTCTTCCGCAGCTGTCTCTTTAACCGGCTCAGAAATGGCTGGCTGAGGCTGGCTGCTGAGCTGGGCAGGGGCGTGTTCACCCATACACAGTGTTTCTGATCCCTGAGCCAGATGCTGGTGAACCTGTTTGTAACTTTCAGTGAGATTGTTAACCAGTTCGGCCGTTGTTTCGAAGTGGCCATTGACCTTTTCTTTGTAATCACTCAGATCACGCTGGGCTTCGTTTAGCTGATCAACCAGTTTTTGCTGGCTGGATGTATCGCCAGAACGTCCCATCAGGTAGCCGATTAACGTCCCTGCAAGAAGGGTCACAATACCAATTATCCAGACGCTGCTGTCTTCCACGCTAACTCCTTAAATGCTCTCATTTACAGCTGAAGAATAACGCAATTACCCGGCAAATCCTATGTTATTTTGGTTTAAGGCTTATGGGTTTTGAGCGGCTTTTTCGGCTTTCCACTGTTGCGCCTGATTCGACTTATCGGCCAGGTAGGTAATCTGCTCAGCCAGAACCGCGCAGGCCGTGTCCGCGTTTTTTTGTTGCAAGGCCTGCAACATGCGCTGGTGCTGATCGATAATCACCGAGCGTTCCCGAAAGCGAAAGGTCACCATGTTACTGATCGGTTGCAGTGCTTCTATGACACTAAACATGATAAAACTCAGCAGAGGGTTGCCTGAGGCCTCAGCGATCAGCCGGTGAAAGCGGACATCAGACGCACAGAACTGCTCTGCTGTCAGCTCGTTATCCTGCTGTAATACAAGCTCCTGCTGCAGTTGTTTCAGCTGTGTTTCGCCGATCAGTCCGGCAGCAAGCTGAAGGCAGTTGTTTTCCAGCATCAAGCGGGTCTGGAAAATATCTTCCATGGAAAAAGCATCCATGCCAACCAGCAGGGTGGTGGCGCTGGTAAGGGCATCACTCAGATCGGTCGTCGATGGGCGGTTGATAAAGGTGCCACCGGTAGGTCCCCGGCGGGAGCGGATCAGGTTCTGAGCCGCCAGTCTTTTCAGCGCCTCGCGAATGGTCGGGCGGGATACCTGATAGCGCAGCGCCAGCTCCGCCTCAGTGGGCAGGCGATCATCGGCTTTCAACGAGCCATCAATAATAGCCTGGCGGATCTGACCAGCTATCTGGCTGGACAGGCTGCGCTGAGCAACCGGCTCTATTTCTAAAGTCACGAAATCTCTCCTAAAGTGATAGAGCAATTATTTCATATAAACGACTAATTGTTAATTTGTAAGACAAATAAAATTGGTGTAAATTGCTTTAATGTTAATTTGTAAGACAAATAGGCGCGAATAGTTTTCGTAAGCTCTGTTTATGGATATGTGCCCGTTGCATTGGATGGTTTCAGGTTACTTGAAGCAATATTTCTGATGGCCGGGAGCAACTGAGAAAGAAACCGTCAAGAGATAACGTGAGGTAAATTATGTTTAATGCCCTGGTGTTGGAGCAGGAAGAGGGGAAAACCCTTGCCGCAGTCAAACAGCTTGATCTGAGTGATCTGCCCGATGAAGATGTGTTGGTAAAAGTGAGCTACTCCTCACTTAACTATAAAGACGGATTAGCCATTACGGGTAGCGGTAAAATCGTCCATAAATTTCCTATGGTTCCGGGAATCGATCTTGCCGGAGTCGTTGCCGAGTCCCGCAGTCCGCAATATCAGCCGGGTGATCAGGTGATTATGACCGGCTGGAGTGTCGGTGAGCGTTTCTGGGGCGGGTATAGTCAGTATGCGCGGATGAAGCCGGAGTGGCTGGTTAAGTTACCTGAGGGAATGGATGCGGCCAAAGCGATGTCTATCGGCACCGCCGGTTTAACTGCAATGCTCTGTGTAATGGCTCTGGAGGATGGCGGGATCACTCCGGATAGTGGCACGGTTGTCGTTACGGGTGCCGCGGGAGGCGTTGGCAGTGTTGCGGTCTCTATACTGAGCAAACTGGGCTATACCGTAGCCGCTGTAACGGGTCGGGAGTCGACTCATGAATACCTGCGCGGCCTGGGGGCCAGTGAGCTGCTGTCACGTGCTGAGATGGCTGAACCTGCGCGTCCGCTTGAGAAACAACGCTGGGCAGGTGCTATCGATACCGTCGGAGATACCATTCTGGCGCGGGTGCTGGCAGAGACCGATTACCGGGGTGTGGTAGCCGCCTGTGGTTTGGCGGGTGGTTATAAATTACCGACCACCGTGATGCCGTTCATACTGCGTAATGTTCGCCTGCAGGGTGTCGATTCAGTAATGTGTCCGGTCGCTATCCGGACCGAGGCCTGGAACCGGTTGCTGACCGATCTGCCGGATAACGCGCTGGGTGAAATTTCCAGTGTTATCGGGCTGGGGGATCTGCCTCAGGCGGCTGCGGATATCGTCGCCGGGAAAATCCAGGGGCGTACGCTGGTTGATCCGAACAAATAATTACCGTATTACGGTCATTCTTTGTCAGGCCTCTCGCTCTGTGAGCTAGTCAGTCGTTAGATGTCGCTGTGCGACTTGTTAGAAAAAGCTAAAGGAGACTATCAGTCTCCTTTTTCGTTTGTGTATTCGGCTTGAAACAGCTATCCATCAGCTCATCGGGATTGTTAATGCCGACTCCTATCAGCCAGGTTTCAGATTCAGGCCTTAATCAG belongs to Amphritea atlantica and includes:
- a CDS encoding oxidoreductase, whose amino-acid sequence is MFNALVLEQEEGKTLAAVKQLDLSDLPDEDVLVKVSYSSLNYKDGLAITGSGKIVHKFPMVPGIDLAGVVAESRSPQYQPGDQVIMTGWSVGERFWGGYSQYARMKPEWLVKLPEGMDAAKAMSIGTAGLTAMLCVMALEDGGITPDSGTVVVTGAAGGVGSVAVSILSKLGYTVAAVTGRESTHEYLRGLGASELLSRAEMAEPARPLEKQRWAGAIDTVGDTILARVLAETDYRGVVAACGLAGGYKLPTTVMPFILRNVRLQGVDSVMCPVAIRTEAWNRLLTDLPDNALGEISSVIGLGDLPQAAADIVAGKIQGRTLVDPNK
- a CDS encoding YhcB family protein, with amino-acid sequence MEDSSVWIIGIVTLLAGTLIGYLMGRSGDTSSQQKLVDQLNEAQRDLSDYKEKVNGHFETTAELVNNLTESYKQVHQHLAQGSETLCMGEHAPAQLSSQPQPAISEPVKETAAEDKEPIPMVTEQTDTVTEEPEVVEPPRDYAIKSPDEEGTLSEKYGLKKKPEADEDEEIPPLLKDHIPGNSLRDSEAKRSA
- a CDS encoding FadR family transcriptional regulator, encoding MTLEIEPVAQRSLSSQIAGQIRQAIIDGSLKADDRLPTEAELALRYQVSRPTIREALKRLAAQNLIRSRRGPTGGTFINRPSTTDLSDALTSATTLLVGMDAFSMEDIFQTRLMLENNCLQLAAGLIGETQLKQLQQELVLQQDNELTAEQFCASDVRFHRLIAEASGNPLLSFIMFSVIEALQPISNMVTFRFRERSVIIDQHQRMLQALQQKNADTACAVLAEQITYLADKSNQAQQWKAEKAAQNP
- a CDS encoding trypsin-like peptidase domain-containing protein codes for the protein MWPILSGILAAVALLIYLPDMFTLQSNTVQIHEADSSSAGARGPFSYADAVEHAAPSVVNIYTRTVIPNNNQSLYNDPNIQKHYNKNSNKERIQSSLGSGVILSPEGYIATNNHVISGADSIVVALKDGREATAKVVGNDPDTDLAVLKIDLPDLPGITISSSANLRVGDVALAIGNPFGVGQTVTMGIISATGRNQLGLNTYEDFIQTDAAINPGNSGGALINAKGNLVGINTAIFSRSGGSQGIGFAIPSDQAKQVMQDLIQHGRVVRGWVGVEAQEITPELAESFGLKDTKGLIIAGIFRDGPAHKAGLLPGDILLEIGGKKIINSYNSMYSVARMPPETVLPVKVWRNGEVLELEITVAERPAANESNNETDKGNG
- a CDS encoding Nif3-like dinuclear metal center hexameric protein, which produces MAVSLKQLVNYCNSLLTPEKYRDYCPNGLQVEGRGEVRRIISGVTASQALLDRAVVLGADLILVHHGYFWKGEAEAVTGMKKRRLQTLLSHDISLLAYHLPLDGHPQLGNNARLADKLGLQITGGLEPDNPFSIGLTGRLTNPLSAAEFSQQISMAMGRDVLHIEGGPDQIQTVGWCTGAAQGYIDKAADLGLDAFISGEISEPTVHSARELGIHYFAAGHHATERYGVQALAEKLAEQFDLEHHFVDINNPV